The genomic stretch TTGCGGGTCTCCGAAATTCTTTGCAAATATACCCTGAGCGAAGAATCCAGCTCTGGGACAATTTTGATGAGTTTCATTACCATAGAAATATTTTGGCCTATTAAATATATCAATAGTCGAAGATGGTGGAGGGGCTAATCCTCTAACATATAAAACTCCAGCGACTAGAGTCCTCATTATCCAGTCACCTGCTGGTGGATCTGCTGCTATAGCAACTATTGGCTGTCCTAATTTACTCTGCCAATGATAACTAGGTCCAGGGTATGCAGTATTATAAGGAGAATTAGTTGCAGAATATATATCTTCATCTATAACTTGTTCGCCTCTAAAGTAGCCTAAATCTTTCTCATAAACTTCATGTAAATATGCTGGAAAACCTAGTATTCCTCTATAAGGATCATCTAACATACCCATAGCATATGTTGGAGATCTTTGACCTAATCCATTGGTTGTAGCAGGAATTCCTCCATAGGTTGCACATGCTCCAGTTGCATAAACAAGTGCAGCTCTCTTCATTAAATTAAATACAAACTCATCGCATAATAGTACGTGGCCACCTGGTGTTCTTCCAGCTGAACACCAGAAAGAATCTGAGGGCTTTTTATAGTATAGCCCAAATTCATCAAACATTGTACCTTCTACTACTAACACATAAGGATCAAATACTCCAGCTAATGCAGCTTCCATTGTCGGATACGCCATATCATCTTGAGGCATTAAAATCGGGTGATAAACTAGGTTTATGTTTCCAACATTCGTTATTGATGGACTTCTTAATGTAACTGGTTGAAGATTTAATGTGACTTGTGTTACTACATCCTCTACGGATGGATTCATAGCATCTATAAAGGCTATAGTATTTCCTCCACACCATCCGTTTCCAGTCCATATAATGTTTATTGGGTCTGACAATGCGTCATTAGCCATGTTAAATAAGTCCTTCCATGTTAATCCTTTTTCTACCATCCATGCAGTAAGTCCAGTTATTCCGGCTAATTTCATGAAGTCTCTTCTGCTTATCCCTACCTTAACTTGTTTAGGCTTCGGCTCTTCCACTTTAATCCCCTTTACTAGGTATATTATAGTATAGTGTATTTATAAATTTTTCTTACAAACTTAGGATATCATATTTTTTATTAGTTATATTGAAATTTATTAAAATAGTAATAAAGTATAGGCAGAAGCGATATAATGAAAGACGAAGAAGACAACGCATACGTTATAGAAACTAAATTATAAAAATAACTAACCGAGGCACCATAAAATATTTCGGCTATTGATGGTAAAAAGCATAGATAGGGCAGTACTTTTTTATCATTTACGTTATCTTTTTTATCAACATAATAAAGCAATAATGCAATTCCTAGTAAAGTTATTATTGCATATGGTATCTCATTTAAGGTTAATGAATAATAAAATTCTGTTACTGAAATTGCAATGGCTAATAAACTAAACAAAAGAAAGTAAAAGAAATTTAATTTTCTTTTTATATAATTAATAGAGAAATATATAGATAAACAGACGGAGATAAATAATTCTAACAAAGATGCTTCATTTATAGGATCGTGAGATAGTGGCAAAATTGAATGAGTCATCTCTGAGGCTATATTTGGCCCTGCAAAGACCAAGAATGAAAGAAATAATACATATTTATTTCTATATTTATAACTTAAATAAGCGATTTCTGGAAAGATCATAAGAAAGAACATGAAAGAATTTACAACCTCTAAAACTGCTGGTACTATAATCTGCGATATTTGTAATGAGAAGCTTGGAATATCGGTTCCATAAAAATATAAACTATATAACGCATTAGTTAAATCTCCTCTCACGATTTCATAATAGAGTAAGCTCATAAGAATCTCTTGGAATACCACTGAGGATACTATCGCAAATTTATATTTTCCCAAATTATAACCTAATTGTATAATTAACCAGAAGTAGACTGAAATAAGCAAGGAAAGGATTAGGTCATGAGGTGATAGAAGAACTAAGAACATTGCAGTAGTTATATAACTTGTTAAAAGAATGAAATATCC from Sulfolobus sp. S-194 encodes the following:
- a CDS encoding twin-arginine translocation signal domain-containing protein — protein: MEEPKPKQVKVGISRRDFMKLAGITGLTAWMVEKGLTWKDLFNMANDALSDPINIIWTGNGWCGGNTIAFIDAMNPSVEDVVTQVTLNLQPVTLRSPSITNVGNINLVYHPILMPQDDMAYPTMEAALAGVFDPYVLVVEGTMFDEFGLYYKKPSDSFWCSAGRTPGGHVLLCDEFVFNLMKRAALVYATGACATYGGIPATTNGLGQRSPTYAMGMLDDPYRGILGFPAYLHEVYEKDLGYFRGEQVIDEDIYSATNSPYNTAYPGPSYHWQSKLGQPIVAIAADPPAGDWIMRTLVAGVLYVRGLAPPPSSTIDIFNRPKYFYGNETHQNCPRAGFFAQGIFAKNFGDPQCTYSLGCKGTEANSPAPRLGWVGGVGGCTRGGVCIACTAPGFPDLYEPFYAPPNAPTLPSTTLLAAAVGAGIVVGVGSYFLSRRRGKPTVPKARGVS